A window from Mus caroli chromosome 2, CAROLI_EIJ_v1.1, whole genome shotgun sequence encodes these proteins:
- the Exd1 gene encoding piRNA biogenesis protein EXD1 isoform X2, giving the protein MEKVKNEDVNVCEPASPAPEVPTSSLLSDLKYFPSEEEEVTYTVIDQFQQKFGAAMLHIKKQSVLGVAAEGANVCRHGKLCWLQVATNSRVYLFDIFLLGSRAFNNGLQMILEDKRILKVIHDCRWLSDCLSHQYGIMLNNVFDTQVADVLQFSMETGGFLPNCISTLQESLIRHLKVAPKYLFFLEEKQKCIQENPEIWLTRPLPPSLLKILALETTYLLPLRLVLLDEVMSDLTTLVDGYLNTYREGSADRLAGTEPACMELPAELLQLQDFQKQRRERAAKEYRVNARGLLIRTPLNPKEPKACTAGKEERVQGFLFCKTDGGDQVPRFLCPESHKDEKFLDKESKQTTAKSQIVPPGKEGEAHEDSENKPGCWESAGSEDLRAQKAHALPATWASQSQFSLKEEIEQLLVVGNKGALTSPSEGALVSPSLLQETWEAPSDTFRLPEKAEVSTLPPCPALEKTDSWISPSLNLF; this is encoded by the exons aggaagaggaggtgacaTACACAGTCATTGATCAGTTCCAGCAGAAGTTTGGTGCTGCC ATGCTCCACATCAAGAAGCAGAGTGTCCTGGGCGTTGCTGCCGAAGGAGCCAATGTGTGTCGCCATGGGAAACTCTGTTGGCTTCAG GTGGCCACAAACAGCCGAGTTTACTTGTTTGATATTTTCCTTCTGGGAAGTCGTGCTTTCAATAATGGACTTCAGATGATCTTAGAAGACAAGAGAATCTTAAAG GTTATCCATGATTGTCGCTGGCTCTCTGACTGCCTGTCTCATCAGTATGGAATCATGCTGAACAATGTCTTTGATACACAG GTAGCCGACGTCCTTCAGTTTTCTATGGAAACGGGTGGCTTTCTTCCAAACTGTATCAGTACTTTGCAGGAGAGTTTAATCAGACACCTTAAAGTTGCTCCcaaataccttttctttttagaagagaaacagaaatgtattCAG GAAAATCCAGAAATATGGTTGACAAGACCTCTTCCACCCTCTTTATTGAAAATCTTGGCCCTGGAAACAACCTACCTGCTTCCACTTCGATTGGTGCTCCTGGATGAGGTGATGTCAGACTTAACCACACTGGTGGATGGGTACCTGAACACCTACCGGGAGGGTTCTGCAGACCGGCTTGCAGGCACAGAG CCTGCGTGTATGGAGCTGCCAGCAGAGCTTCTTCAACTCCAGGACTTCCAGAAACAGCGCAGAGAGCGAGCTGCGAAGGAGTACAGAGTGAATGCACGGGGCCTCCTCATAAGGACACCACTGAACCCAAAGGAGCCGAAGGCTTGCACAGCAGGGAAAGAGGAGCGAGTCCAGGGTTTCTTATTTTGTAAGACGGATGGTGGAGACCAAGTTCCACGCTTTTTATGTCCCGAATCTCATAAGGATGAGAAGTTTTTGGATAAAGAATCTAAACAAACCACAGCAAAGTCTCAGATTGTGCCTCCCGGGAAGGAAGGCGAAGCCCATGAGGACTCTGAGAACAAACCGGGGTGTTGGGAGTCAGCGGGGTCAGAAGACCTGAGAGCCCAGAAAGCCCACGCCCTGCCTGCCACGTGGGCATCTCAGTCCCAGTTTTCTTTGAAAGAGGAGATAGAGCAGTTGCTGGTGGTGGGAAATAAGGGAGCTTTAACAAGCCCAAGTGAAGGCGCTTTGGTGTCGCCTTCTCTCCTTCAGGAAACCTGGGAGGCACCAAGTGACACCTTCCGTCTTCCTGAAAAAGCTGAGGTCTCTACACTTCCTCCCTGTCCAGCCCTGGAGAAAACAGACTCATGGATAAGTCCATCTTTAAATCTGTTTTAG